A stretch of DNA from Streptomyces xanthii:
GCCCCTGGCGGCGCCGATCTGAGGCGAACGGCATCGACAGGTGTCGGTGCACGCGGCGGAGCCGTACATCGGTGCAGCCCCGCGCCCCGGCCGCGCATGCCCGGGGCCTCAGGGCTGCTGGAGGCGCACCCCGTGGGGCCCCGTGGAGGGGCTGGTTCCGGGGTGCGCCTCGGGGGGTTACTGGGTCGGGGCGTCCTTGAGGATGCAGGTCAGGCGGGCCGTGCAGACGCGGCGGTCCTGGTCGTCCGTGATGACGACCTCGTACGTCGCCGTCGTGCGGCCCCGGTGGACCGGCGTCGCCACCCCCGTGACGAGTCCGGAGCGCGCGCTGCGGTGGTGCGTGCAGTTCAGGTCGACGCCGACGGCGATCTTGCCGGAGCCTCCGTGCAGCATCGAGCCGACGGAGCCGAGGGTCTCGGCGAGGACGGCGGAGGCGCCGCCGTGGAGCAGGCCGTAGGGCTGGGTGTTGCCGGCGACGGGCATCGTGGCGACGACCCGGTCCGCCGAGGCTTCCTTGATGTCGATGCCCATGCGCCTGCCGAGGTCCCCGGCCGAGAACAGGGCCGGAAGGTCCACGCCGAGCGCGGCGTACTCGTCGATGACCTCTTGCGGGAACTTCACGCTGTGCTGCTCGCCCATGGGGCCCGGCTCCGTTCGTCGTACCTGTTCCGAAGTGACGTATCGGCTGAGCGAACGCTCAGTCGGTCGCCGATTGTTCCAGGCGGACGACCACGGACTTCCCGGCGGGGGTGTTGCTCACGTCCGCCGTGGCGTCCAGCGGCACCAGCACATTGGTCTCCGGGTAGTACGCGGCGGCGCAGCCCCGGGCCGTCGGGTAGTGCACGACGCGGAAGCCGGGGGCGCGCCGCTCGACGCCGTCGCGCCATTCGCTGACGAGGTCGACGTAGGAGCCGTCGGCGAGCGCGAGGTCGCGCGCGTCCTCCGGGTTGACAAGGACGACGCGGCGGCCGTTCCTGATGCCCCGGTAGCGGTCGTCGAGGCCGTAGATCGTGGTGTTGTACTGGTCGTGCGAGCGCAGGGTCTGCAGCAGGAGGCGGCCCTCGGGCAGGTGCGGGTGCTCGACGGGCGCGGCCGTGAAGTTGGCCTTGCCGGTGGAGGTGGGGAAGCGGCGCTCGTCGCGCGGGGCGTGCGGGAGCGTGAAGCCTCCGGGGTGTGCCACGCGCGCGTTGAAGTCCTCGAAGCCCGGGACGACGCGGGCGATGCGGTCCCGGATCGTCGCGTAGTCCTTCTCGAACTCCTCCCACGGGGTGCGGGAGGGCTCGCCGAGGACGCGGCGGGCCAGCCGGGCCACGATGGCGGGCTCGGAGAGCAGATGCCGGCTCGCGGGGTCGAGCCGGCCGCGCGAGGCGTGCACCATGCCCATCGAGTCCTCGACGGTGACGAACTGCTCGCCGCCGCCCTGGAGATCGCGCTCGGTGCGGCCGAGCGTGGGCAGGATCAGGGCGCGGGCGCCGGTGACGGTGTGCGAGCGGTTCAGCTTCGTGGAGACGTGGACGGTGAGGCGGGCGCGGCGCATCGCGGTCTCGGTGACCTCGGTGTCGGGGGACGCCGCGACGAAGTTGCCGCCCATGGCGAAGAAGACCTTGGCCTCGCCGTCGCGCAGGGCGCGGATGGCCCGTACGACGTCGTAGCCGTGCGCGCGGGGCGGCGCGAAGCCGAACTCCTTCTCCAGGGCGTCGAGGAAGGCGGGAGCTGGGCGCTCGAAAATGCCCATGGTGCGGTCGCCCTGCACGTTCGAGTGACCGCGCACGGGGCAGACGCCGGCGCCGGGGCGCCCGATGTTGCCGCGCAGGAGCAGGAAGTTGACCACTTCGCGGATGGTCGGCACGGAGTGCTTGTGCTGGGTGAGGCCCATCGCCCAGCACACGACGGTGCGCCGTGAGGCGAGCACCATCTCCAGGGCGCGGTCGATGTCGGCGCGGGACAGGCCGGTCGCCTTCAGCGTCTCGTCCCAGCCGGCGGCGCGGGCGGCCTCGGCGAACTCCTCGTAGCCGTGGGTGTGTTCGGCGATGAAGGCCTCGTCCGTGGCGCCTTCGGTCTCCAGGATCAGCTTGTTGAGCAGGCGGAACAGGGCCTGGTCGCCGCCGAGGCGGATCTGCAGGAACAGGTCCGTGAGCGAGGCGCCCCTGGTCAGGCCCCGGGGCGTCTGCGGGTTCTTGAACTTCTCCAGGCCCGCCTCCGGCAGCGGGTTCACCGAGATGATGCGGGCGCCGCCCTCCTTCGCCTTCTCCAGAGCGGACAGCATTCTCGGATGGTTCGTGCCCGGGTTCTGCCCGGCGACGATGATCAGGTCCGCCTTGTAGAGGTCCTCCAGCAGGACGCTGCCCTTGCCGACGCCGATCGTCTCGGTGAGGGCGGAGCCGGACGACTCGTGGCACATGTTCGAACAGTCGGGCAGGTTGTTCGTGCCGAACTCGCGGGCGAAGAGCTGGTAGAGGAACGCCGCCTCGTTGCTGGTGCGGCCCGAGGTGTAGAAGACCGCCTCGTCGGGGGAGGCGAGCGCGGTCAGCTCCTCGCCGATGATGTCGAAGGCGCGCTCCCAGGTCACCGGCTCGTACCGGTCCGCGCCCTCGGCCAGGTACATGGGGTGGGTGAGCCGGCCCTGCTGGCCCAGCCAGTACCCGGAGCGGCGCGCGAGGTCCGCCACCGGGTGCGCGGCGAAGAACTCCGGGGTCACCCGGCGCAGGGTGGCCTCCTCGGCGACCGCCTTCGCCCCGTTCTCGCAGAACTCCGCTGCGTGCCGGTGCTCGGGCTCGGGCCAGGCGCAGCCGGGGCAGTCGAATCCGTCCTTCTGGTTGACCCGCAGCAGGGTCAGCGCCGTGCGCCGTACGCCCATCTGCTCGCGGGCGATCCGCAGGGACTCCTTGACGGCCGGGAGCCCGGCCGCGTGGTGCTGCGGCGCCGCGACCTGCGGCGCGTCCTGGACCGGGTCCGACGCGGGCGGCTTGCTGGCCATGGCTTGCTCCCCTTCGAGCTGGTGCTGCGGACGGGCTGTGAGCTGTGTCTCCGATCCTCGCACGGGCCGCCGACAGCGCGGCCGCCCGCTGTGCGGTGGGCCGGAGTGTCAGTGGGGTCTGGCAGGATCGGGGACGTGGCAGAAACAGCAGCGAAGACGGCGAAGACAAGCGCGACGAAGGCGACGGGCTCCGGTGCAGGGGGGCGCCCCCGGCTGATGCTCATGGACGGGCACTCGCTGGCGTACCGGG
This window harbors:
- a CDS encoding PaaI family thioesterase, producing the protein MGEQHSVKFPQEVIDEYAALGVDLPALFSAGDLGRRMGIDIKEASADRVVATMPVAGNTQPYGLLHGGASAVLAETLGSVGSMLHGGSGKIAVGVDLNCTHHRSARSGLVTGVATPVHRGRTTATYEVVITDDQDRRVCTARLTCILKDAPTQ
- a CDS encoding FdhF/YdeP family oxidoreductase, with the protein product MASKPPASDPVQDAPQVAAPQHHAAGLPAVKESLRIAREQMGVRRTALTLLRVNQKDGFDCPGCAWPEPEHRHAAEFCENGAKAVAEEATLRRVTPEFFAAHPVADLARRSGYWLGQQGRLTHPMYLAEGADRYEPVTWERAFDIIGEELTALASPDEAVFYTSGRTSNEAAFLYQLFAREFGTNNLPDCSNMCHESSGSALTETIGVGKGSVLLEDLYKADLIIVAGQNPGTNHPRMLSALEKAKEGGARIISVNPLPEAGLEKFKNPQTPRGLTRGASLTDLFLQIRLGGDQALFRLLNKLILETEGATDEAFIAEHTHGYEEFAEAARAAGWDETLKATGLSRADIDRALEMVLASRRTVVCWAMGLTQHKHSVPTIREVVNFLLLRGNIGRPGAGVCPVRGHSNVQGDRTMGIFERPAPAFLDALEKEFGFAPPRAHGYDVVRAIRALRDGEAKVFFAMGGNFVAASPDTEVTETAMRRARLTVHVSTKLNRSHTVTGARALILPTLGRTERDLQGGGEQFVTVEDSMGMVHASRGRLDPASRHLLSEPAIVARLARRVLGEPSRTPWEEFEKDYATIRDRIARVVPGFEDFNARVAHPGGFTLPHAPRDERRFPTSTGKANFTAAPVEHPHLPEGRLLLQTLRSHDQYNTTIYGLDDRYRGIRNGRRVVLVNPEDARDLALADGSYVDLVSEWRDGVERRAPGFRVVHYPTARGCAAAYYPETNVLVPLDATADVSNTPAGKSVVVRLEQSATD